The proteins below come from a single Erysipelothrix piscisicarius genomic window:
- a CDS encoding NfeD family protein yields MTLTMDWVWLIVCLGMLVLEVITVGNLVSLWFSFAGLAALGTTFLTDNVAVQLAVFAIVSVAALIMIRPMTKNLLRGNVVSTNADRLIGRQFILNEEINQDSWGKIKVHGEEWSATTADQSSISAHTRVEVIVIEGVKLIVKSVEEA; encoded by the coding sequence ATGACATTAACGATGGATTGGGTATGGCTAATTGTTTGTTTAGGGATGTTGGTGCTTGAAGTAATCACGGTTGGAAATTTGGTTTCCCTTTGGTTTTCATTTGCTGGGCTTGCGGCACTAGGTACAACATTTTTAACAGATAATGTAGCAGTACAGTTAGCGGTTTTCGCTATAGTAAGTGTTGCGGCATTAATTATGATTCGTCCAATGACTAAAAATCTCTTAAGAGGTAATGTTGTTTCGACGAATGCGGATCGTTTAATTGGCCGTCAATTTATTTTAAATGAAGAAATTAACCAAGATTCTTGGGGAAAAATCAAGGTTCATGGCGAGGAATGGTCCGCAACGACGGCAGATCAATCTTCAATTTCAGCACATACACGTGTTGAAGTTATTGTCATAGAGGGTGTAAAATTAATTGTGAAAAGTGTAGAGGAGGCTTAA
- a CDS encoding DEAD/DEAH box helicase: MICDRCGYIVQNDKCRRCLYYSQYLVDLESCRQESVTNNDAICTLPFKLTAYQNDIANRLCELVKTEDVFLEAVCGAGKTEICAPLIEQLLRDGKCVCWAVPRRAIVLELYERFQLYFKTVKVACVCGGKTDDVIAPLIICTTHQLYRYDHQFDLLILDEPDAFPFANDALLLKFVLNACKGRIVYLSATCNAYLESLCESKQVKHLYASLRPSGKLLPVPIYIQSFFPILRMLIEYRKNKKESLLIFVPTRKLAQVLSLLLRVPSITSQTTNRDVVLEHFRECGGVLVCTTGLERGVTFKNVMYLYFMQITQFLILHH, translated from the coding sequence ATGATTTGTGACCGTTGCGGCTACATCGTTCAAAATGATAAATGCCGAAGATGTCTTTATTACAGTCAATATCTCGTGGATTTGGAGTCATGTCGGCAGGAGTCTGTAACCAACAATGATGCGATATGTACACTTCCTTTTAAATTGACAGCATATCAAAACGATATTGCGAATCGTTTGTGTGAATTGGTTAAGACGGAAGATGTATTTTTAGAAGCGGTTTGTGGTGCTGGGAAAACAGAAATCTGTGCCCCCCTTATTGAACAATTACTGAGAGATGGGAAATGTGTTTGTTGGGCAGTTCCTCGTAGAGCAATTGTGCTTGAGTTGTATGAACGATTTCAATTGTATTTTAAAACTGTCAAAGTCGCATGTGTATGTGGTGGGAAAACGGATGATGTTATCGCACCGCTTATTATTTGTACGACGCATCAACTTTATCGATACGATCATCAATTTGATCTGTTAATTTTAGATGAGCCGGATGCCTTCCCATTTGCAAATGATGCGTTGTTGCTTAAATTTGTTTTGAACGCTTGTAAAGGACGTATCGTCTATCTTAGTGCAACATGTAATGCATACCTTGAATCCTTATGCGAGTCCAAGCAGGTAAAACATCTATATGCATCATTGCGTCCCAGTGGGAAACTTTTACCGGTCCCAATTTATATTCAATCGTTCTTTCCAATACTACGAATGTTAATTGAGTATCGAAAAAACAAAAAAGAGAGTTTGCTCATATTTGTACCAACACGTAAGCTGGCGCAGGTGCTATCGTTATTATTACGTGTGCCTTCGATTACATCACAGACCACAAATCGTGACGTGGTCTTGGAGCATTTTAGAGAATGTGGAGGGGTACTCGTTTGCACAACGGGACTCGAACGCGGTGTAACGTTTAAAAATGTGATGTATTTGTACTTTATGCAGATCACCCAATTTTTAATACTTCATCATTAG
- a CDS encoding ComF family protein has protein sequence MFEYRDFIRNLILRYKVHNDDYLKRYLFEYHRLWIRLHYVGYHYVIAPSHQNTTKSSKKNHLENLVENIGLKCSGINLINTAPIKQAQCNAQQRCLIRNHIQLEKVLHTKTKKILIIDDIVTTGNTLETIAGQLSPYVNQIEALCLAGTLPSHK, from the coding sequence TTGTTTGAGTATCGAGATTTTATTCGAAACCTTATCCTAAGATACAAAGTTCATAATGATGATTATCTGAAACGATATTTGTTTGAATATCATCGACTTTGGATTCGACTTCATTATGTAGGGTACCATTATGTTATTGCGCCATCGCACCAAAATACAACTAAAAGTAGTAAGAAAAATCATTTAGAAAATTTAGTTGAAAATATCGGCCTCAAGTGCAGTGGAATCAACCTCATCAACACGGCACCCATAAAGCAAGCTCAATGTAATGCGCAACAGCGGTGCTTGATCAGAAATCATATTCAACTCGAAAAAGTCCTACACACAAAGACAAAGAAAATTTTAATCATTGATGACATTGTAACAACTGGAAATACTTTAGAAACAATTGCAGGTCAACTCAGCCCCTATGTCAATCAGATTGAGGCACTCTGCCTCGCGGGGACGTTACCAAGCCATAAGTAA
- a CDS encoding cold-shock protein, whose product MKGKVKTFNKNKGFGFITAEDGQDIFFHYTHLIMEGFKTIEEGTEVEFELVESDRGLQAHNIVRI is encoded by the coding sequence ATGAAGGGGAAAGTTAAAACATTCAACAAAAACAAAGGATTCGGATTTATCACGGCAGAAGATGGCCAAGACATATTTTTCCATTACACACATCTGATTATGGAAGGATTTAAAACCATTGAAGAGGGTACTGAAGTTGAATTTGAACTTGTGGAATCCGATCGCGGTTTGCAAGCACATAATATTGTGAGAATCTAG
- the secA gene encoding preprotein translocase subunit SecA codes for MAGFLSNLFSGDRNILNEIEKIANEIDALADETRALSDEALKEKTNEFKNRIAQGETLDDLLVEAYAVAREAAYRVIGEFPYVVQLMGAIILHRGDIAEMKTGEGKTLTAIMPAYLNALEGKGVHVITVNEYLAQRDAEWMGEIHRFLGLTVGINVRALSPSGKREVYECDITYTTNSEVGFDYLRDNMVTKVEQRVLRPLNYALVDEVDSILIDESRTPLIISGGARDGAKLYESSDKFAKKLSEGADYVIDVKSKTVQLTEAGVEKAERTFKVDNLYDLDNTSLVHHINNALKANYIMLNDIEYVVQDNEVVIVDQFTGRLMEGREYSNGLHQALCAKEGVTIKQETVTLATVTYQNFFRLYNKLSGMTGTAKTEEEEFLEIYNMRVLEVPTNRPIARQDLPDLVYGTRKAKFEALIETVRELNEKGQPVLVGTVAVETSEYLSMMMKQRKIKHEVLNAKNHAREAQIIEKAGRKGSVTIATNMAGRGTDIKLDEESRALGGLAVLGSERHESRRIDNQLRGRSGRQGDPGLSRFFVSFEDDLMLRHGSERFENVYSQLGDVAIENKVITKQISAAQRRVEGVNFDIRKTLLDYDDVLRQQREIIYEQRDYVLENEDVHGIIKEMYKRVVSDTIASYTNTESRDLSIDKEGLVEALDKLGLIDDTFDLTSLDKASQEDIQTIITDAAWEKYETKISDVQDQFTRVEKEVVLNMIDRSWVDHIDAMSKLREGIHLRSYAQDKPLQAYVTEGFEMFEEMLGQIAQDIVMFCVNVKIIEYRQ; via the coding sequence ATGGCTGGATTTTTAAGTAATCTTTTTAGTGGCGATCGTAACATTTTAAATGAAATTGAAAAAATTGCAAATGAAATTGATGCATTGGCAGATGAGACGCGAGCTCTATCTGATGAAGCATTAAAAGAAAAAACTAATGAATTTAAAAACCGTATTGCGCAAGGGGAAACTTTAGATGATCTTCTTGTGGAAGCTTATGCTGTTGCACGTGAGGCTGCATATCGCGTTATTGGCGAATTTCCATATGTTGTTCAGCTCATGGGGGCTATAATTCTTCACCGCGGTGATATCGCGGAAATGAAGACCGGAGAAGGGAAAACATTAACTGCAATTATGCCTGCTTACCTTAATGCGTTAGAGGGTAAAGGGGTTCATGTTATTACGGTTAATGAGTATCTTGCTCAACGTGATGCGGAATGGATGGGTGAGATTCACCGATTCTTAGGACTTACAGTCGGTATAAACGTGCGAGCTTTATCACCTTCAGGTAAACGCGAGGTATATGAATGTGATATTACATATACGACAAACTCAGAAGTTGGTTTCGACTATCTTCGAGACAATATGGTGACAAAGGTCGAACAACGTGTTTTACGTCCTTTAAACTATGCGCTTGTTGATGAGGTTGACTCGATTCTCATTGATGAATCACGAACACCCTTAATTATTTCAGGTGGTGCACGTGATGGTGCGAAGTTGTATGAATCTTCAGATAAATTTGCGAAAAAACTAAGCGAAGGTGCAGACTACGTAATTGATGTTAAGTCAAAAACAGTCCAACTTACTGAAGCGGGTGTTGAAAAGGCAGAACGCACTTTTAAAGTAGATAACCTCTATGATCTTGATAATACATCGTTGGTGCACCATATCAATAATGCATTAAAAGCAAATTACATTATGCTTAATGACATTGAATATGTTGTTCAAGATAATGAAGTGGTGATTGTGGATCAGTTTACAGGACGTTTGATGGAAGGACGTGAGTATTCTAATGGACTTCACCAAGCACTGTGCGCAAAAGAAGGCGTAACAATTAAACAAGAAACGGTAACGTTAGCAACCGTAACGTATCAAAATTTCTTCAGACTTTATAATAAACTTTCAGGGATGACCGGAACTGCGAAAACGGAAGAGGAAGAATTCCTCGAAATTTATAACATGCGTGTTTTAGAAGTTCCGACAAACCGTCCGATTGCACGTCAAGATCTACCAGATCTTGTATACGGTACACGCAAGGCGAAATTTGAAGCACTTATTGAAACCGTACGTGAGCTTAATGAAAAAGGACAACCCGTGCTTGTGGGTACTGTTGCTGTTGAAACATCTGAATACTTAAGTATGATGATGAAACAACGTAAGATTAAACATGAAGTTTTAAATGCGAAAAATCATGCTCGTGAAGCACAAATTATTGAAAAAGCAGGGCGTAAAGGTTCTGTAACAATTGCAACCAACATGGCTGGTCGTGGTACCGATATTAAACTTGATGAAGAATCAAGAGCGTTAGGTGGTCTTGCAGTTTTAGGTAGTGAGCGTCATGAATCACGTCGTATTGATAACCAATTACGCGGTCGTTCAGGTCGTCAAGGGGATCCAGGGCTGTCCCGTTTCTTCGTTTCATTTGAAGATGATTTAATGCTGCGTCACGGTAGTGAGCGTTTTGAAAATGTTTATAGTCAATTGGGAGATGTAGCAATTGAAAACAAAGTAATTACAAAACAAATTAGTGCTGCACAACGACGTGTTGAAGGGGTCAACTTTGACATTCGTAAGACACTGCTTGATTATGATGATGTACTACGTCAACAACGTGAAATCATTTATGAACAACGCGATTACGTTTTAGAAAACGAAGATGTTCATGGAATAATTAAAGAAATGTATAAACGTGTTGTATCAGATACCATCGCATCGTATACAAATACAGAGTCAAGAGATCTTTCAATTGACAAGGAAGGACTTGTAGAAGCATTAGACAAACTTGGTTTGATCGATGACACATTCGATCTAACATCGTTGGATAAAGCATCACAAGAAGATATTCAAACAATCATCACGGATGCTGCATGGGAAAAATATGAAACCAAAATTTCTGATGTTCAAGATCAATTTACTCGTGTTGAAAAAGAAGTTGTTCTTAACATGATTGATCGATCATGGGTTGATCATATCGATGCTATGAGTAAGTTGAGAGAAGGGATTCATTTGCGCTCTTATGCACAGGATAAACCGCTCCAGGCTTATGTGACTGAAGGATTTGAAATGTTTGAAGAAATGCTAGGACAAATTGCACAAGACATTGTAATGTTCTGTGTAAACGTAAAAATAATAGAGTACAGACAATAG
- the prfB gene encoding peptide chain release factor 2 (programmed frameshift): MELFEIAQIVDSTTSDLKALGDSLDLAQKEAKIKELESEMVEDGFWDDHRHSSQHIQKLNQLKKVVETHHDLRERLMSCSDSILLLKEESDEEFQTSLEAEVKEIQKEMESFSVLVLLSHDYDQKNAIVEIHPGAGGTESQDFAEMLYRMYTRWAQDHGFKISVLNYLDGDEAGLKSVSFSVSGMFAYGYLKAEKGVHRLVRISPFDSSGRRHTSFASVDVAPEFDDSIEITILPEDIDVDTMRATGAGGQHVNKTDSAVRITHKKTGIVVTCQAGRSQLQNREEALMMLKSKLYQREIEEKQAQLAAIKGEHKLIEWGSQIRSYVAHPYTMVKDHRTKFETSQYGDVLDGDIDDFIEAFLKMNVGV; this comes from the exons ATGGAATTATTTGAAATAGCACAGATTGTTGATTCAACAACATCTGATTTGAAAGCACTTGGTGATTCACTT GACTTAGCTCAAAAAGAAGCTAAAATCAAAGAACTTGAATCAGAAATGGTTGAGGACGGTTTTTGGGATGATCATCGTCACAGTTCTCAACATATTCAAAAGCTGAATCAATTAAAAAAAGTCGTTGAAACACATCACGATTTACGCGAACGATTGATGTCATGCTCCGATAGCATTCTTTTACTAAAAGAAGAGTCGGATGAGGAGTTTCAAACCTCACTTGAAGCAGAAGTTAAAGAAATTCAAAAAGAAATGGAATCTTTCTCGGTACTTGTACTTCTAAGTCATGACTACGACCAAAAAAATGCAATTGTGGAAATCCATCCGGGTGCCGGTGGGACAGAGAGTCAAGACTTCGCAGAAATGTTGTACCGTATGTACACACGTTGGGCGCAAGATCACGGATTTAAGATTAGTGTTCTTAACTATCTTGATGGCGATGAAGCAGGGCTAAAGTCCGTATCTTTTTCCGTCTCTGGAATGTTTGCATATGGTTATCTTAAAGCTGAAAAGGGTGTGCACCGTCTTGTTAGAATTAGTCCTTTTGATTCATCAGGTCGCCGTCACACATCATTTGCTTCCGTTGATGTCGCACCCGAGTTTGATGATAGTATTGAAATTACAATTTTACCAGAAGACATTGATGTTGATACCATGCGTGCAACAGGCGCTGGAGGACAACATGTTAATAAAACGGATTCAGCAGTGCGGATAACGCACAAGAAAACGGGTATCGTTGTGACATGTCAAGCGGGAAGAAGTCAACTTCAAAATAGAGAAGAAGCCTTAATGATGCTTAAGAGCAAATTGTATCAAAGAGAAATCGAAGAAAAACAAGCTCAACTTGCAGCCATAAAGGGTGAGCATAAGCTTATTGAATGGGGATCACAAATTCGATCTTATGTCGCTCATCCATACACAATGGTGAAAGATCATCGTACAAAATTTGAGACGAGCCAATATGGTGATGTATTAGATGGTGATATTGATGATTTTATTGAAGCATTTTTAAAAATGAATGTAGGAGTATAG
- a CDS encoding YitT family protein, with product MDRIKEHLSDLLFLLLGNFVLAVAVTFFILPNNILSGGVSGVSVALYPFIGIEKALMINIIYASSFLLGLVFLGKRFAIKTLASTILSPLLINLLSTVGYAPVVEPILASIFGGALMGIGLGLTFRTGASTGGMDIPPLILSKYTGIKVSVWIALIDTVTVLLGLKSYGLNNVLIGFLAIFTSAVAIDKIQMISGEQAKQVFIITDEVNEVLNRIHTMIDRGSTRIPATGGYTNESREIILTVLMKDQYVELERLVKEVDPNAFLIVSDATEVHGKGFMKASIT from the coding sequence ATGGATCGTATAAAAGAACATTTAAGCGACTTGCTATTTTTACTTCTAGGAAACTTTGTACTTGCGGTAGCTGTAACATTTTTTATACTACCCAATAATATTCTTTCTGGGGGCGTATCGGGTGTATCCGTTGCGCTCTACCCATTTATAGGGATTGAAAAAGCATTGATGATTAATATTATTTATGCATCATCGTTTCTATTAGGGTTGGTTTTCTTAGGTAAACGATTTGCAATTAAAACGCTAGCGAGTACAATATTATCCCCTTTGTTAATTAACCTTCTATCAACAGTCGGATACGCACCTGTCGTTGAGCCAATACTAGCTTCGATTTTTGGAGGCGCATTAATGGGAATTGGATTGGGATTAACATTTAGGACTGGTGCAAGTACTGGTGGTATGGATATTCCACCCTTAATTCTATCAAAGTATACTGGGATTAAGGTCTCTGTATGGATTGCACTTATCGATACTGTTACAGTACTACTAGGCCTAAAGAGTTATGGATTGAACAATGTCCTGATTGGGTTTTTAGCAATTTTTACTTCAGCGGTAGCGATTGATAAGATTCAGATGATTTCAGGAGAGCAAGCAAAACAAGTATTTATTATAACCGATGAAGTAAATGAAGTTTTAAATCGTATTCATACTATGATTGATCGAGGATCAACGCGCATTCCGGCAACTGGTGGATATACGAATGAATCACGTGAAATTATTTTAACGGTATTAATGAAGGACCAATATGTCGAGCTGGAGCGTCTTGTTAAAGAGGTTGATCCAAATGCATTTTTGATTGTATCAGATGCTACGGAGGTTCATGGGAAGGGCTTTATGAAGGCATCAATCACATAG
- the ftsE gene encoding cell division ATP-binding protein FtsE, with translation MLYFENVSKQYKNGVNALYNINLGIEQGEFVYIIGPTGSGKSTMIRLLNGEEIPTKGTVKVGKFNVGKLKHSKVPLYRRHIGVVFQDFKLLERKTVFENIAFALEVVNTPRVELRKRVREVLRLVDLTEKANAYPNELSGGQQQRVAIGRAIANRPKVLICDEPTGNLDPDKSTEIIHLLERINEEEATTVVMVTHDVEIVNKNKKRTIALDEGHLVADLTAGGYINHG, from the coding sequence ATGTTATATTTCGAAAATGTATCAAAACAGTATAAAAACGGTGTTAACGCGCTCTATAATATTAATCTTGGAATTGAACAAGGCGAATTTGTTTATATCATTGGACCGACAGGTTCAGGAAAATCTACGATGATTCGTCTCTTAAATGGTGAAGAAATACCTACTAAAGGAACCGTTAAAGTTGGGAAATTTAATGTAGGTAAATTAAAACATTCAAAAGTGCCGCTCTATCGACGTCACATTGGAGTAGTATTTCAGGACTTTAAATTATTAGAACGTAAAACAGTATTTGAGAATATTGCTTTTGCACTTGAAGTTGTTAATACACCACGCGTTGAATTACGCAAGCGTGTACGCGAAGTTTTAAGACTTGTGGATTTAACTGAAAAGGCAAATGCTTATCCGAATGAATTATCAGGGGGACAACAACAACGTGTTGCAATTGGACGCGCGATTGCAAATAGACCCAAAGTTCTTATTTGTGATGAACCAACAGGGAATCTTGATCCCGATAAATCAACGGAGATTATTCATTTATTGGAACGCATTAATGAAGAAGAAGCAACAACAGTCGTAATGGTCACACACGATGTTGAAATTGTTAATAAAAACAAAAAACGTACAATTGCTTTAGATGAAGGCCACTTGGTGGCAGATTTGACTGCGGGAGGATATATCAACCATGGGTAG
- the ftsX gene encoding permease-like cell division protein FtsX, producing MGRVWRHIKDGFTGVTRHFALSLSSISSVTVTLLLMSIFLFLSVNISTITKSMEQSVQIHAQISNDYEEKSQINEIQKQIEQLPEVLDVKFSSKENELDAFIRANASEDAESLYGGYRGENNPMLNAFLINAKSGDEIKDLSNKIAKIEGVYKTSYGGSGTTDFLGMLEQVRNIGFIIVITLAVIAVFLISNTIRVSIHSRRREISIMRTVGATNWYIRWPFIIEGMIIGLLGAVIPIVISIFGYQYLYQATGGILISQMFKLVAVYPLSLQISGILALIGIVVGALGSLFSVGKFLRWSR from the coding sequence ATGGGTAGAGTCTGGCGTCATATCAAAGATGGTTTTACAGGTGTTACACGACACTTTGCATTATCACTATCAAGTATTTCATCGGTTACTGTGACCCTCTTACTAATGTCAATCTTTCTATTTTTAAGTGTAAACATTAGCACAATTACGAAATCAATGGAACAAAGTGTTCAGATCCATGCTCAGATTTCGAATGACTATGAGGAAAAATCACAGATTAATGAAATTCAAAAACAAATTGAACAATTACCAGAAGTTTTAGATGTTAAGTTTTCATCCAAAGAAAACGAGCTTGATGCATTTATTCGAGCCAATGCCTCAGAAGATGCCGAAAGTCTTTACGGTGGTTATCGTGGAGAAAACAATCCGATGTTGAACGCGTTTTTAATCAATGCCAAATCGGGGGATGAAATTAAAGACTTATCAAATAAAATTGCGAAAATCGAAGGTGTTTATAAAACAAGTTACGGAGGAAGCGGAACAACTGATTTCCTTGGTATGCTTGAACAAGTTCGAAATATCGGGTTTATTATTGTAATCACACTTGCTGTGATTGCTGTATTTTTAATATCGAATACGATACGTGTTTCAATTCATTCACGTCGTCGTGAAATTAGTATTATGCGAACGGTGGGTGCAACCAATTGGTACATCCGTTGGCCGTTTATCATCGAGGGGATGATAATTGGATTACTCGGAGCAGTAATTCCTATTGTTATATCGATATTTGGATATCAATACTTATATCAAGCAACGGGCGGTATATTAATATCGCAAATGTTTAAATTGGTTGCAGTTTATCCATTATCACTACAAATCTCAGGGATTCTAGCATTAATTGGAATTGTTGTAGGAGCATTGGGAAGTCTCTTCTCAGTGGGTAAATTCTTAAGGTGGTCACGATGA
- a CDS encoding murein hydrolase activator EnvC family protein, with product MKKFFRNVIIILVVVLMLAGVLAPVFVTVPIYAEDIESLQNSIAEREKELEAQKSKQANIKEQLSEEVAKLDDYRQQIKNLEAEIESMKTAIATSEEEIKRLQTSIDERAKKIKETEEKVKGYMVNAQSSSRVNGYFEFVMGAEDFAEMVRRLEGMGAIKRYNEDLIREMNEIKTELEADKAKQEKEKQAIVLRKEASELQKEEAKLLEERVRAVITELHQKEKEAQEQIASINDKNKADEERIKELQFPSTPGTGGNGFTLPLPSGTFSVTADVWHYPEEYGGSAHAGVDLGVSQGTPVFAVGNGLIVSTNSGCYPGNWSCGGGYGNYISYIVNVGGHNYGILVAHLSAVSVSKNQVVSAGSQIGLSGNTGSSTGPHLHVETIDMGPGTILDAWNRWNGDPQFGTGPASYGGRRCDQGYGVPCRLYPRQTLGI from the coding sequence ATGAAAAAATTTTTCAGAAATGTTATAATCATATTAGTAGTAGTATTAATGCTTGCTGGCGTGCTGGCACCCGTGTTTGTTACGGTGCCAATCTACGCTGAGGATATTGAATCACTTCAAAATTCAATTGCTGAACGTGAGAAAGAGCTCGAGGCGCAAAAGTCGAAACAGGCTAATATTAAAGAACAACTTTCTGAAGAAGTCGCTAAGTTGGATGATTATCGCCAACAAATCAAAAATCTTGAAGCAGAAATTGAGTCGATGAAGACAGCGATCGCAACTTCGGAAGAAGAGATCAAACGCCTTCAAACAAGTATCGATGAGAGAGCGAAAAAGATTAAAGAAACGGAAGAGAAGGTTAAGGGCTATATGGTCAATGCCCAATCATCTTCTCGTGTTAACGGTTATTTCGAGTTTGTAATGGGTGCTGAAGATTTCGCTGAGATGGTTCGTCGTCTTGAAGGTATGGGCGCCATTAAACGTTATAACGAAGATCTAATCCGTGAAATGAATGAAATTAAAACAGAATTGGAAGCAGATAAAGCAAAACAAGAAAAAGAAAAACAAGCGATTGTTTTACGTAAAGAAGCTTCGGAACTTCAAAAGGAAGAAGCAAAACTTCTTGAGGAACGTGTTCGCGCCGTCATTACAGAGCTTCATCAAAAAGAAAAAGAAGCCCAAGAGCAAATTGCGAGCATTAATGACAAAAACAAAGCGGATGAAGAACGTATTAAAGAACTTCAGTTTCCCTCAACACCTGGAACAGGTGGCAATGGTTTTACATTACCACTCCCATCAGGGACCTTTAGCGTCACTGCCGATGTTTGGCATTATCCAGAAGAATATGGTGGAAGCGCTCATGCTGGTGTCGATTTAGGTGTAAGTCAAGGAACTCCGGTATTTGCGGTTGGTAATGGACTTATTGTTTCAACCAATTCAGGCTGTTATCCAGGCAATTGGAGTTGCGGTGGTGGTTATGGAAACTACATTTCATATATTGTAAATGTAGGGGGACATAACTATGGAATTCTTGTTGCCCATCTATCCGCTGTATCGGTTTCAAAAAATCAAGTAGTATCTGCTGGTAGTCAAATTGGACTTTCAGGAAATACCGGATCTTCAACCGGACCACATCTTCATGTTGAAACAATTGATATGGGACCTGGGACCATTTTAGATGCTTGGAACCGATGGAATGGTGATCCTCAATTTGGAACAGGTCCGGCTTCTTACGGGGGCCGACGTTGTGATCAAGGTTACGGTGTTCCATGTCGCCTTTATCCGCGACAAACATTAGGAATTTAA
- a CDS encoding murein hydrolase activator EnvC family protein, with product MKKIIKNGLCIFLALFVLGGTLTPAISTTVFAASSDTTKEQEERRAQIEENKKKLSALEGSQKDIKANLTEEMKNLSGYKEQIASLDSKIKEIEGEIRVSEAQIVQLQKSIDERQAKIEETDVKVKSYMLNAQSATRVNGYFEFMMTGEDFSQIVRRFEVLSSIKRYNEELVRSIYKIKLELEADKKLQEVEREEIKLHKEDIELQKETAKIYEKHVEEIVKELQKQEAELQDELDEIQYVNAGHETQIKALAEQLAHELAQEQNNNSGSQGSNGGSTGGGSTGGGSTGGGSTSGFSLPLDPGVYRVGNSVWEYDWGSPHMGVDLEVYYGNNARSVGTGMVVATNSGCSEGNWACGGGYGNYISYLVHVNGQNYGILFAHLSAVYVSEGQIVHPGSVLGLTGNTGASTGPHLHVETINMGGGSIYDAWSLWAENSTMNFGTGSASSGGRRCDQGYGVPCRLHPQSTLGLY from the coding sequence ATGAAAAAAATAATCAAAAATGGACTGTGTATATTTCTTGCGTTGTTTGTGCTTGGTGGAACGTTAACACCTGCAATCAGTACAACTGTATTTGCTGCGTCCTCAGACACAACAAAAGAACAAGAAGAAAGACGCGCACAAATTGAAGAAAATAAGAAAAAATTGAGCGCGCTTGAAGGATCTCAGAAAGATATTAAGGCAAACTTAACAGAAGAAATGAAAAACTTAAGCGGATATAAAGAACAAATCGCAAGTTTAGATTCAAAAATAAAAGAAATCGAAGGTGAGATTCGCGTTTCTGAAGCACAGATTGTTCAGCTTCAAAAATCGATTGATGAACGACAAGCTAAGATTGAAGAGACAGACGTAAAGGTTAAATCCTATATGTTAAATGCGCAATCTGCTACACGCGTAAATGGTTATTTTGAATTTATGATGACGGGCGAAGATTTTTCTCAAATTGTGCGACGGTTTGAAGTATTGAGTTCCATTAAACGCTATAATGAAGAACTTGTACGTTCAATCTATAAAATCAAACTCGAACTTGAAGCAGATAAGAAACTTCAAGAAGTTGAGCGTGAAGAAATTAAACTTCACAAAGAGGACATCGAACTTCAAAAAGAGACTGCAAAGATCTACGAGAAACATGTCGAGGAAATTGTGAAAGAACTTCAAAAACAAGAAGCAGAATTACAAGATGAACTTGATGAAATTCAGTATGTTAATGCAGGGCATGAAACTCAGATTAAAGCGTTAGCAGAACAACTTGCTCATGAACTTGCCCAAGAACAAAATAATAATTCAGGTTCTCAAGGATCAAATGGTGGCTCTACCGGTGGTGGATCAACTGGAGGAGGCTCTACGGGTGGTGGATCAACAAGTGGATTTTCACTGCCTCTCGATCCGGGAGTATACCGAGTAGGAAACAGTGTTTGGGAGTATGACTGGGGCTCACCTCATATGGGTGTGGATCTTGAAGTCTATTATGGAAACAATGCACGTTCAGTAGGAACTGGAATGGTTGTTGCAACGAATTCCGGATGTTCTGAAGGAAACTGGGCTTGTGGTGGAGGTTATGGAAACTATATTTCATACCTTGTGCACGTAAACGGCCAAAATTATGGTATTCTGTTTGCCCATTTAAGTGCTGTTTATGTTTCGGAAGGACAAATTGTTCATCCAGGTTCAGTACTTGGACTCACGGGTAATACCGGTGCATCAACCGGACCTCACTTACATGTTGAAACCATTAACATGGGTGGTGGATCAATCTATGATGCTTGGAGTTTATGGGCTGAGAATAGTACTATGAACTTTGGGACAGGATCTGCAAGCAGTGGTGGTCGACGTTGTGATCAAGGCTACGGTGTTCCATGTCGATTACATCCGCAATCAACGCTTGGACTCTACTAA